One Gammaproteobacteria bacterium DNA segment encodes these proteins:
- a CDS encoding efflux RND transporter permease subunit: MADHDKTKNEAQDEEHLGLAGNLTRAFINSPLSPLLFVGMLFLGLIGLAVTPRQEDPQISVPMVDIFVQYPGADATQVASLATRPLERIMSEIPGVEHVYSASQRGQAIVTVQFFVGEELGPSIVKVHDKIQSNLDKMPPGVRPPLVKPKGIDDVPVVTVTLWSPDANLGDAALRKLALDILQEVKELPDTGQGFVVGGSREQVKVNVYPQRLSGFDITLDQVAQTIRTANAEQQAGNVEARNTFFNVYTGSFLRSAEDVSRLVVGTRNDVPVYVRDVAQVSYGPAQTSRLVEYYTAPAGDHEEEAAGVPAVTLAVAKKEGSNGVQVATSIIDKVESLKGVLIPSNVTASVTRNYGETADDKVNELIMKLFKATGFVFVLVLIAFMALRPALVVLLVIPVVLLFTVFAAFLMGYTIDRVSLFALIFSIGILVDDAIVVVENIYRRWLESDSTSAEVAVDAVREVGNPTIIATFTVVAALLPMGFVRGMMGPYMEPIPALGSVAMIVSLLAAFMFTPWWALRLKPSQAYLHRQEKREHAMASRLDGLFRRVLIPLIDHRGKRLLFRLALWGALFLALFMFYTTWVTVKMLPLDNKPEFSLVVNMPEGTALPVTANLTRQIAQAIRAEIPEVTALQTYVGTARPFDFNGMVRHYYLRDRPWQAEVQVQLTHKTKRDLSSHELAVMTRELIAGPDSELRTTIRNTGADIAVVEMPPGPPVLQTVVAEIYGPSGEARRAMAGAMAEMFEKAENLDDVYSYVEEPSSYWRFEVDTEKAVRRGISVDTINRNVTMAMGGYKVGDIKQSKVLEPTNIVIQVPLYKRSQISVLGDLPIPTAGGQTIPLAELGHFVQVPTQPTLYHKDLRAVEYVTAESVGRLAAPIYGMFQVEKMIREDRDYEWLRDAMNGEGQQYYGHFTGPPPNDSKLGFEWGGEWTVTYETFRDMGIAFAAALVLIYILVVWEFGNFRVPLLIMAPIPLTLLGIIPGHMLFGAEFTATSMIGWIALAGIIVRNSILLVDFAIHAIRDGTEVKEAVIQACTTRTRPIMITAFALVAGSSVILGDPIFKGMAISLSFGVMVSTVLTLIVIPLGCIAASDSLISLAFPPGHGGPGGGDPVGPTGGGPDPRPLPSPASAVRAQPKPTLRERVANIGYMALFMLRGAVLALMALLKRLIPKRGEDSNGQATPSQPPEVSIQGTEPAAAPTPRGEEAPRSAAAPRERQAPDTAAPEPDSGAAAPTPPATAQTPTAKDTEAADRAPAPPKNTDPATTGQSGAAPESVPAAAESARRALSEAVPAATEEPSTPPAATPGTPPQDAPQTARKSPAPKAPGKKRISLKKPATPAPPSNGAGQPAAARKEGASQTPRRDPRSAGEDISGPRKKRRGIRLKQDMSGLGTGSSGHDD; encoded by the coding sequence ATGGCAGACCACGACAAGACCAAAAACGAAGCACAGGACGAGGAACATCTGGGCCTCGCAGGCAACCTGACCCGGGCGTTCATCAACTCGCCCCTGTCGCCGCTGCTCTTCGTGGGCATGCTGTTCCTGGGCCTCATCGGCCTCGCCGTCACGCCGCGCCAGGAAGACCCCCAGATCTCCGTGCCCATGGTGGACATCTTCGTCCAGTATCCGGGCGCCGATGCCACCCAGGTGGCCAGCCTCGCCACCCGGCCGCTGGAACGCATCATGAGCGAGATCCCGGGGGTGGAGCACGTCTATTCGGCCTCCCAGCGCGGTCAGGCCATCGTCACCGTGCAGTTCTTCGTGGGCGAGGAGTTGGGCCCCTCCATCGTCAAGGTCCACGACAAGATCCAGTCCAACCTGGACAAGATGCCGCCAGGGGTGCGACCACCCCTGGTCAAGCCCAAGGGCATCGACGACGTCCCGGTGGTCACCGTCACCCTGTGGTCCCCGGACGCCAACCTCGGCGACGCGGCGCTGCGCAAGCTGGCCCTCGATATCCTCCAGGAGGTCAAGGAACTCCCGGACACGGGTCAGGGCTTCGTGGTGGGCGGCAGCCGCGAGCAGGTGAAGGTGAACGTTTACCCCCAACGCCTGTCTGGCTTCGACATCACCCTCGACCAGGTGGCCCAGACCATCCGCACCGCCAACGCCGAGCAGCAGGCCGGCAACGTCGAGGCCCGGAACACCTTCTTCAACGTCTACACCGGGTCTTTCCTGCGCAGCGCCGAGGACGTGTCGCGGCTCGTGGTGGGCACCCGCAACGACGTGCCCGTGTATGTGCGTGACGTGGCCCAGGTCAGCTACGGGCCAGCGCAGACCTCCCGGCTGGTGGAGTACTACACCGCCCCGGCCGGTGACCATGAAGAGGAGGCCGCGGGCGTACCGGCCGTCACCCTCGCAGTGGCCAAGAAGGAGGGCTCCAACGGGGTCCAGGTGGCTACCTCCATCATCGACAAGGTGGAGTCCCTCAAGGGGGTGCTGATCCCCAGCAATGTCACCGCCAGCGTTACCCGCAACTACGGCGAGACGGCCGACGACAAGGTCAACGAGCTCATCATGAAGCTCTTCAAGGCCACCGGTTTCGTCTTCGTGCTGGTGCTGATCGCCTTCATGGCCCTGCGTCCGGCCCTGGTGGTACTGCTGGTGATCCCCGTGGTCCTCCTGTTCACGGTGTTCGCCGCCTTCCTCATGGGCTACACCATCGACCGGGTCTCCCTGTTCGCCCTCATCTTCTCCATCGGCATCCTGGTGGACGACGCCATCGTGGTGGTGGAGAACATCTACCGGCGCTGGCTCGAATCCGACAGCACCAGCGCCGAGGTGGCGGTGGATGCGGTGCGGGAAGTGGGCAACCCCACCATCATCGCCACCTTCACCGTGGTGGCCGCCCTGCTGCCCATGGGCTTCGTGCGCGGCATGATGGGACCGTACATGGAACCCATCCCGGCGCTCGGCTCGGTGGCCATGATCGTCTCCCTGCTGGCGGCCTTCATGTTCACCCCCTGGTGGGCGCTGCGCCTCAAGCCCAGCCAGGCCTACCTGCATCGCCAGGAGAAGCGGGAGCATGCCATGGCCTCCCGCCTCGACGGCCTGTTCCGGCGCGTCCTCATCCCCCTCATCGACCATCGCGGCAAGCGCCTGTTGTTCCGGCTCGCCCTGTGGGGGGCGTTGTTCCTGGCGTTGTTCATGTTCTATACCACCTGGGTCACGGTAAAGATGCTGCCCCTGGACAACAAGCCCGAGTTCAGCCTGGTGGTCAACATGCCCGAGGGCACGGCCCTGCCGGTGACCGCCAACCTGACGCGCCAGATCGCCCAGGCCATCCGCGCCGAGATCCCCGAGGTGACGGCCCTGCAGACCTATGTGGGCACCGCCCGGCCCTTCGACTTCAACGGCATGGTGCGCCACTACTACTTGCGGGACAGGCCGTGGCAGGCCGAGGTCCAGGTACAGCTCACCCACAAGACCAAACGCGACCTCTCCAGCCACGAGCTGGCGGTGATGACCCGCGAACTCATCGCCGGCCCCGACTCCGAGCTGCGAACCACCATCCGCAACACCGGCGCCGATATCGCGGTGGTGGAGATGCCGCCGGGGCCACCGGTACTGCAGACCGTGGTGGCCGAGATCTACGGTCCCTCGGGCGAGGCCCGGCGCGCCATGGCTGGGGCCATGGCGGAGATGTTCGAGAAGGCCGAGAACCTGGATGACGTCTACAGCTACGTGGAAGAGCCCTCCAGCTACTGGCGCTTCGAGGTGGATACGGAGAAGGCGGTACGGCGTGGCATCTCCGTGGACACCATCAACCGCAACGTCACCATGGCCATGGGCGGTTACAAGGTGGGGGACATCAAACAGTCCAAGGTGCTTGAGCCCACCAACATCGTGATCCAGGTCCCGCTCTACAAGCGCTCCCAGATCAGCGTTCTCGGTGACCTGCCCATCCCCACCGCCGGCGGCCAGACCATCCCCCTGGCGGAGTTGGGCCACTTCGTCCAGGTTCCCACCCAGCCCACCCTCTATCACAAGGATCTGCGGGCGGTGGAGTATGTCACCGCCGAGAGCGTCGGGCGGCTCGCCGCCCCCATCTACGGCATGTTCCAGGTGGAGAAGATGATCCGCGAGGACCGTGATTACGAGTGGCTGCGCGATGCCATGAACGGCGAGGGCCAGCAATACTATGGTCACTTCACGGGGCCACCGCCCAATGATTCGAAACTCGGCTTCGAATGGGGTGGCGAGTGGACCGTCACCTACGAGACCTTCCGCGACATGGGCATCGCCTTCGCCGCCGCCCTGGTGTTGATCTACATCCTGGTGGTGTGGGAGTTCGGCAATTTCAGGGTGCCTCTGCTCATCATGGCCCCCATTCCCCTCACCCTGCTGGGCATCATACCGGGGCACATGCTGTTCGGCGCCGAGTTCACCGCCACCTCCATGATCGGCTGGATCGCCCTAGCCGGCATCATCGTGCGCAACTCCATCCTGCTGGTGGACTTCGCCATCCACGCCATCCGTGACGGCACCGAGGTGAAAGAGGCGGTGATCCAGGCCTGCACCACCCGCACCCGGCCCATCATGATCACGGCCTTCGCCCTGGTGGCCGGCTCCAGCGTGATCCTGGGCGACCCCATCTTCAAGGGCATGGCCATCTCCCTGTCCTTCGGCGTGATGGTGTCCACGGTCCTGACCCTCATCGTCATCCCCCTGGGCTGTATCGCCGCCTCCGATTCCCTCATCTCCCTGGCCTTCCCGCCCGGCCACGGTGGCCCGGGGGGAGGTGACCCGGTGGGTCCCACCGGCGGCGGCCCCGATCCCCGCCCCCTGCCCAGCCCGGCATCGGCGGTGCGCGCCCAGCCCAAACCCACCCTGCGGGAGCGGGTTGCCAACATCGGCTACATGGCCCTGTTCATGTTGAGGGGTGCGGTCCTCGCCCTGATGGCCCTGCTCAAGCGCTTGATACCGAAACGCGGGGAAGACAGCAACGGCCAGGCAACCCCATCGCAGCCGCCCGAGGTCAGCATCCAGGGCACCGAGCCGGCGGCGGCACCCACCCCACGCGGCGAGGAGGCCCCGCGGTCCGCCGCCGCCCCCCGCGAACGCCAAGCGCCCGACACCGCTGCTCCTGAACCGGACAGCGGGGCAGCCGCCCCGACCCCACCGGCCACCGCGCAGACGCCGACCGCAAAGGACACCGAGGCAGCAGACCGTGCGCCCGCCCCGCCGAAGAACACGGACCCGGCCACCACCGGGCAATCCGGCGCGGCACCAGAGTCCGTTCCGGCCGCCGCGGAAAGTGCCCGGCGGGCGCTATCAGAGGCCGTCCCCGCCGCCACTGAGGAACCATCCACGCCCCCTGCCGCAACGCCGGGGACGCCCCCGCAGGACGCCCCACAAACGGCGCGCAAATCGCCCGCCCCCAAGGCGCCCGGCAAGAAACGGATCTCACTGAAGAAGCCCGCCACCCCGGCCCCACCATCCAACGGCGCGGGCCAACCCGCCGCGGCACGCAAAGAAGGGGCATCCCAGACGCCGCGCCGCGACCCCCGTTCGGCGGGGGAAGACATTTCGGGCCCCCGCAAGAAGCGGCGGGGAATTCGCCTCAAGCAGGACATGTCCGGTCTCGGAACCGGTTCGTCCGGACACGACGACTGA
- a CDS encoding efflux RND transporter periplasmic adaptor subunit — MERLSPHLLALTAALLGAAFTVAAQDAAAQDYGRQDFGRSGGNQGYGGGQAPGGYYGRQGAPIQGTPTMVVQEASREATVTLGGTVVPFKDVTLAAQIPGRVVNIAGSEGDYFEEGEVLVELDDSELRAQQQAAWAALRDAEAGIRNAQTQYSRELIAPQARSPSTMPGMGMPTLFDQFFTRPMGSMMGQGSPGLERYSDLYGRQTQVEQAQNAYQRALAQLRQIETKFRDAKSIAPFDGVIVNKFVEEGDTAQPGQPLVKFADVRSLQIQVEVPARLMPVREGQVLEARLDVSDKPVKVRVARVFPMADPQRHTVTVKFDIQPGTPAAPGMYAEVMIPDNNSLVRNVIAIPTSALIQRGSLPMVQVANPDGGRELRVVRLGEYLDAQTVSVLSGLSPGEVIFIQGQAPLDMGPASGRRPY; from the coding sequence ATGGAACGCCTCTCACCACATCTGCTCGCACTTACCGCCGCCCTGCTCGGTGCGGCCTTCACCGTTGCCGCCCAGGACGCCGCCGCCCAGGACTACGGGCGCCAGGACTTTGGCCGCAGCGGGGGCAACCAGGGCTATGGCGGCGGTCAGGCCCCCGGTGGCTACTACGGTCGTCAGGGTGCCCCCATCCAGGGCACGCCCACCATGGTGGTCCAGGAGGCCTCGCGGGAGGCCACCGTCACCCTGGGCGGCACCGTGGTACCCTTCAAGGATGTCACCCTGGCGGCCCAGATACCCGGCCGGGTGGTCAACATCGCGGGCTCCGAAGGCGACTACTTCGAGGAAGGCGAGGTGCTGGTGGAACTGGACGACAGCGAACTCCGGGCCCAGCAGCAGGCCGCGTGGGCGGCCCTGCGGGATGCCGAGGCCGGCATACGCAACGCCCAGACCCAGTATTCCCGGGAACTCATCGCCCCCCAGGCGCGCTCGCCATCCACCATGCCCGGCATGGGCATGCCTACGCTCTTCGACCAGTTCTTCACCCGGCCCATGGGCAGCATGATGGGCCAGGGGTCGCCCGGCCTCGAGCGCTACAGCGATCTGTACGGCCGCCAGACCCAGGTGGAACAGGCTCAGAATGCCTACCAGCGGGCCTTGGCTCAGTTGCGCCAGATCGAAACCAAGTTCCGCGACGCCAAATCCATCGCCCCCTTTGACGGCGTCATCGTCAATAAGTTCGTGGAGGAGGGGGATACCGCGCAGCCCGGACAGCCCCTGGTGAAGTTCGCGGACGTGCGTTCTCTGCAGATCCAGGTGGAGGTGCCGGCACGCCTGATGCCCGTGCGCGAAGGGCAGGTACTGGAGGCCCGCCTCGACGTGAGCGACAAGCCCGTCAAGGTGCGGGTGGCCCGGGTCTTTCCCATGGCGGACCCGCAACGCCATACGGTCACGGTGAAATTCGATATCCAGCCGGGCACACCGGCGGCTCCCGGCATGTACGCGGAGGTCATGATCCCCGACAACAATTCCCTGGTCCGCAACGTCATCGCCATCCCCACCTCCGCCCTCATCCAGCGCGGCAGCTTGCCCATGGTCCAGGTGGCAAACCCCGACGGCGGTCGCGAACTCCGGGTGGTACGGCTCGGCGAGTATCTGGATGCCCAGACCGTCTCCGTGCTGTCAGGCCTCAGCCCCGGTGAGGTCATATTCATTCAAGGCCAGGCCCCCCTCGACATGGGCCCGGCATCAGGACGCCGCCCCTACTGA
- a CDS encoding SCP-2 sterol transfer family protein, whose protein sequence is MADLFSAEWMQGFQEAWNNEPELAGALGEIGFDSNIGYGFEGEAEPRGVIVVENGRVTRAAAYAGETLNWDLRASPDTWNKWKEKGVNMMSLGSAYMTGKLKFAVGDYKAMAKDPRMAGPFVKSFSVMGRV, encoded by the coding sequence ATGGCGGACCTTTTCAGCGCAGAGTGGATGCAGGGTTTTCAAGAAGCCTGGAACAACGAACCCGAACTCGCCGGGGCCCTCGGTGAGATCGGCTTCGACTCCAACATCGGCTATGGCTTCGAGGGCGAGGCCGAGCCCCGCGGCGTCATCGTGGTGGAGAACGGCCGAGTCACCCGCGCCGCCGCCTACGCCGGCGAGACTCTGAACTGGGACCTGCGCGCCAGTCCGGATACCTGGAACAAATGGAAGGAGAAAGGGGTCAATATGATGTCCCTGGGCTCCGCCTACATGACCGGAAAACTCAAGTTCGCCGTTGGTGACTACAAGGCCATGGCCAAGGATCCGCGCATGGCGGGCCCATTCGTCAAGAGCTTCTCCGTAATGGGCCGGGTCTGA
- a CDS encoding lysophospholipid acyltransferase family protein: MSVRVVVGSTVFFVGQAISTLIIATGTLLLAPAPFARRQRWAALWNRFNLWWLRICCGVRWQVEGVENIPDTPAIVMAKHQSAWETLALVHWFMPQCYVLKRELLRIPFFGWALFLMRPIAIDRSQGRKAGQQLLEQGRRRLADGIWVIIFPEGTRMAPGQRGRYHVGGARLAFATGSPVVPVAHDAGHCWPRNSFFKYPGTVRVVIGPPVLADGLSSTEINHRVEAWIESTMEHLEASR, translated from the coding sequence TTGAGTGTCCGCGTGGTGGTGGGGTCGACAGTGTTCTTCGTCGGCCAGGCCATTTCCACCCTGATCATCGCTACGGGGACCCTGCTCCTCGCCCCGGCGCCGTTTGCGCGACGCCAACGCTGGGCGGCGCTGTGGAACCGCTTCAACCTGTGGTGGCTGCGGATCTGTTGCGGCGTCCGCTGGCAGGTGGAGGGCGTGGAGAACATCCCCGACACGCCGGCCATCGTCATGGCCAAACACCAGTCCGCCTGGGAGACCCTGGCCCTGGTCCATTGGTTCATGCCCCAATGTTACGTGCTGAAGCGGGAGCTGCTGCGCATCCCGTTCTTCGGCTGGGCGCTGTTCCTCATGCGTCCCATCGCCATCGACCGCTCCCAGGGCCGCAAGGCGGGACAGCAACTGCTGGAACAGGGTCGTCGCCGCCTGGCCGACGGCATCTGGGTGATCATCTTCCCCGAGGGTACCCGGATGGCACCCGGCCAGCGCGGGCGCTATCACGTGGGCGGGGCCAGACTGGCCTTCGCTACCGGGAGCCCCGTGGTGCCGGTGGCTCACGACGCCGGCCATTGCTGGCCACGCAACAGCTTCTTCAAGTACCCTGGCACGGTACGCGTGGTGATCGGCCCGCCGGTGCTCGCCGACGGGCTCAGCAGCACGGAAATCAATCACCGCGTGGAGGCCTGGATAGAAAGCACCATGGAGCATCTGGAGGCTTCGCGGTGA
- the gmhB gene encoding D-glycero-beta-D-manno-heptose 1,7-bisphosphate 7-phosphatase, with translation MKLVILDRDGVINHDSADYIKGPEEWRPLPHSLDAIACLNRAGYRVVVATNQAGIGRGLFSVQDLHRIHARMLEELKIHGGDIEAIFFCPHTPEDHCECRKPKPGLLLDVAARLKAALGEVYAIGDSQRDLDAARAAGARPLLVRTGNGRLTEQGFTAATAVPVFDDLAGAVAHILGKTPAP, from the coding sequence ATGAAACTCGTCATCCTGGATAGAGACGGCGTCATCAATCACGACTCGGCGGATTACATCAAGGGCCCCGAGGAATGGCGGCCCCTGCCCCACAGCCTGGACGCCATCGCGTGCCTCAACCGCGCCGGCTATCGCGTGGTGGTGGCCACCAATCAGGCCGGCATCGGCCGGGGCCTGTTCAGTGTTCAGGACCTGCATCGCATCCACGCCCGCATGCTCGAGGAACTGAAGATCCATGGCGGCGACATCGAGGCCATCTTCTTCTGTCCCCATACGCCGGAAGACCACTGCGAGTGCCGCAAACCCAAGCCCGGCCTGTTGCTCGACGTGGCCGCCCGCCTCAAGGCCGCCCTCGGCGAGGTCTATGCCATCGGCGACAGCCAGCGGGACCTGGACGCGGCCCGCGCCGCCGGGGCCCGCCCGCTGCTGGTACGGACCGGCAACGGGCGCCTGACGGAGCAGGGGTTCACGGCGGCCACCGCCGTACCGGTGTTCGACGATCTCGCCGGGGCGGTGGCCCATATCCTCGGTAAGACGCCCGCCCCATGA
- a CDS encoding HNH endonuclease, giving the protein MRCDRVDVEVVMEQTSKPLILALDNGGHPMGWLPWQDAVRLYAREEIVWVLGEPAVVIRGGTNRLTGLRSELAMHTIVAVRGADSRRKRITTPGLTNRALFQRDHQHCMYCGDRFPISLLTRDHVKPRSLGGGDSWKNVVTACRACNTRKGNQTPEQARMPLLAVPYVPSHAEYLILANRRILADQMEFLKMHVPRKRRHLLQA; this is encoded by the coding sequence ATGCGATGTGACCGGGTGGATGTCGAGGTGGTTATGGAGCAGACGTCGAAACCGTTGATACTGGCGCTGGATAACGGCGGCCATCCCATGGGCTGGCTGCCGTGGCAGGACGCGGTGCGCCTGTATGCGCGGGAGGAGATCGTCTGGGTCCTCGGGGAGCCCGCGGTGGTCATCCGCGGCGGCACCAATCGCCTCACCGGCCTGCGTTCCGAACTCGCCATGCATACCATCGTGGCGGTGCGCGGCGCCGACTCCCGGCGCAAACGTATCACCACCCCGGGCCTCACCAACCGCGCCCTGTTCCAGCGCGACCATCAGCACTGCATGTATTGCGGTGATCGCTTCCCCATCTCGCTGCTCACCCGGGACCACGTCAAGCCCCGTTCCCTGGGCGGCGGCGACAGCTGGAAGAATGTCGTCACCGCCTGCCGCGCCTGCAATACCCGCAAAGGCAATCAGACGCCCGAGCAGGCGCGCATGCCCTTGCTGGCCGTGCCCTACGTGCCGAGCCATGCGGAATACCTGATCCTCGCCAACCGGCGCATCCTGGCCGACCAGATGGAGTTCCTCAAGATGCATGTACCGCGCAAACGGCGCCACCTGCTTCAGGCCTGA
- a CDS encoding M14 family metallopeptidase — protein MSERSLLSMTAPTRDDFDIPYHDIGRAEKLPWVVLVGGIHGNELNGVFVLSRLANLLRLAAAGKHADFRLQRRVVVIPAVNVLGVNTGSRIWPFDKTDINRSFPGNPAGETTQRIAYALMAGTLAARHRIDIHCSNEHFEELPQVRLYEPHDDERTGAFLFGLPAIVERPMSGVFTSTLGHAWRHHGGENYVIQAGYAGSLQLHHCERLFQALINFLLHKGALSGTRFTEPEEDVHFFGMDHSVPVISQRAGLFVSHLEVGRWVRRGEVLGNLHDAFDGNVIADITSPVSGLLSGMRRQPLLCEGDLVARVQTLGAEGTAMSTYLHGQGQ, from the coding sequence ATGAGCGAACGTTCGCTCCTTTCCATGACCGCCCCCACGCGGGACGACTTCGACATCCCCTACCATGACATCGGACGCGCCGAGAAGCTGCCCTGGGTGGTGCTGGTGGGGGGCATCCACGGCAACGAACTCAACGGCGTCTTCGTGCTGTCGCGCCTCGCCAACCTGCTGCGACTGGCAGCGGCCGGCAAGCACGCCGACTTCCGCCTCCAGCGCCGGGTGGTGGTGATCCCGGCGGTCAACGTGCTGGGGGTGAACACCGGCAGCCGCATCTGGCCCTTCGACAAGACGGATATCAACCGCTCCTTCCCCGGCAACCCGGCGGGGGAGACCACCCAGCGCATCGCCTACGCCCTCATGGCCGGCACCCTGGCGGCCCGCCACCGCATCGACATCCACTGCTCCAACGAGCACTTCGAGGAACTCCCTCAGGTGCGGCTGTATGAGCCCCATGACGACGAGCGTACCGGGGCCTTCCTGTTCGGCCTGCCCGCCATCGTGGAACGGCCCATGAGCGGGGTGTTCACCAGCACCCTGGGCCACGCCTGGCGTCACCATGGAGGGGAGAACTACGTCATCCAGGCGGGCTATGCCGGCAGCCTCCAACTGCATCACTGCGAGCGGCTGTTCCAGGCCCTGATCAATTTCCTGCTCCACAAGGGGGCCCTCAGCGGGACCCGCTTCACCGAACCGGAGGAGGACGTGCACTTCTTCGGCATGGACCACAGCGTACCCGTCATCTCCCAGCGGGCGGGGCTGTTCGTCAGTCATCTGGAGGTGGGCCGCTGGGTACGCCGGGGCGAGGTATTGGGCAACCTCCATGACGCCTTCGACGGCAATGTCATCGCCGACATCACCAGTCCGGTGTCCGGGCTGCTGTCGGGGATGCGGCGCCAGCCCCTGCTGTGTGAAGGTGATCTGGTGGCCCGGGTGCAGACCCTCGGCGCCGAGGGCACGGCCATGAGCACCTATCTCCACGGCCAGGGCCAGTAA
- a CDS encoding M14 family metallopeptidase translates to MEIRQDEILSLELPYRERLTLRRTIYRGGDGPRVAVVSGIHGDELEGLYVAHRVARWLEAHPTALRGQVELLPAVNPLGLDTLERGLPTHDVDLNRNFPGHADGLLPQRLTDAVMTALAGAALVVDIHASNIYLREIPQIRINQCFAPDLVPLARPMNMDVIWLHEAATVLEATLAHSLNQRGVSCLVAELGVGMRVTPAYGEQMLRGLLATWQGLGVIALDAPLAPCDHRPLVATDANVRYLNASTSGLFVPTVEHWTAVRKDAPLGHIVSPFGGAVLAEVTAPADGVLFTLREYPLVYEGSLMARIVATGDPAGKEAAP, encoded by the coding sequence ATGGAAATACGCCAGGACGAGATCCTCAGTCTCGAGCTGCCCTATCGCGAACGCCTGACCCTGCGGCGCACCATCTATCGCGGCGGCGACGGCCCGCGGGTAGCGGTGGTGTCCGGGATCCACGGCGACGAACTGGAGGGCCTGTACGTGGCCCACCGGGTGGCCCGCTGGCTGGAGGCCCACCCCACCGCCCTGCGGGGCCAAGTGGAGCTGCTGCCGGCGGTCAACCCCCTGGGTCTGGACACTCTGGAGCGTGGCCTGCCAACCCATGACGTGGACCTCAACCGCAACTTCCCAGGCCACGCCGACGGCCTGCTGCCCCAGCGCCTGACCGATGCGGTGATGACGGCCCTGGCCGGTGCCGCCCTGGTGGTGGACATCCATGCCAGCAACATCTACCTGCGGGAGATCCCCCAGATCCGCATCAACCAGTGCTTCGCGCCGGACCTGGTGCCCCTGGCCCGCCCCATGAACATGGACGTCATCTGGCTCCACGAGGCCGCCACCGTGCTCGAGGCCACCCTGGCCCACAGCCTCAACCAGCGCGGGGTGTCCTGCCTGGTGGCGGAACTGGGGGTGGGCATGCGGGTCACGCCGGCCTACGGCGAACAGATGCTGCGGGGGCTGCTCGCCACCTGGCAGGGGCTCGGCGTCATCGCCCTCGATGCCCCTCTCGCCCCCTGCGACCACCGGCCCCTGGTGGCCACGGACGCCAACGTGCGCTACCTCAACGCCTCCACCTCGGGGCTCTTCGTGCCCACCGTGGAACACTGGACCGCGGTCCGCAAAGATGCCCCCCTGGGACACATCGTCAGCCCCTTCGGCGGCGCCGTACTCGCGGAGGTGACGGCCCCGGCGGACGGCGTGCTGTTCACCCTGCGGGAGTATCCCCTGGTCTACGAGGGCTCGCTGATGGCCCGCATCGTCGCCACCGGCGACCCTGCCGGGAAGGAGGCCGCGCCATGA